In Laribacter hongkongensis DSM 14985, the sequence GTATCGATTTCAACAAGAAGGCCGCGCCGCCGGCCTTTCCTTCGCAACCTTTTCAGCCATCGCTTGCAACCTGAACCGCTGGCTTCATCACCAGCCCCTTAGCTATCGGGAAAACGTCAAATCATGTGTGGGATCATTGGTGTAGTGGGCAAAACGCCCGTCAATCAGCTCTTGTATGACGGGCTGCAAGTCCTTCAGCACCGCGGGCAGGATGCAGCCGGCATCGTGACCGGCAACGGCAACAGCTTTCACATGCACAAAGGCAGCGGCATGGTGCGTGACGTGTTCCGCACCCGCAACATGCGCTCCCTGGTGGGCAACGCCGGGATCGGGCATGTGCGTTATCCGACCGCCGGCTCGGCCAGCAACCTGGCCGAAGCGCAGCCGTTCTACGTCAACTCGCCCTACGGCATCGTGCTGGCGCACAACGGCAACCTGACCAATACCGCCGAGCTGAAAGAGGCAATGTTCCGGCAGGACCTGCGCCACATCAACACCAACTCGGACAGTGAAGTGCTGCTCAACGTGTTCGCGCACGAGCTGCAAAAGCAGATTTACGGCCGCGAACTGTGCGAAGACGCCATCTTCAATGCCATCGTCGAAGTCAACAAGCGCGTGCGCGGGGCCTACGCCGTAGTGGTGCTGATCGCCGGCTTTGGCCTTGTGGCCTTCCGTGATCCGCACGGTATCCGTCCGCTGGTCATGGGCCGGCACGATGGCCCGCAGGGAGCTGAATACATCCTCGCCAGCGAATCTGTTGCGCTGGACGGTCTCGGCTTCAAGCGCGAGCGCGACGTGTTGCCGGGCGAGGCCGTGGTGGTGCGTTTTGACGGTTCCCGTTCGACCCGCCACTGCGCCGAAACGCATCCGCGTACGCCATGCATTTTTGAATACGTGTATTTCGCCCGCCCGGATTCGATCATCGACGGTGCCAGCGTCTACCAGACCCGCCTGCTGATGGGCGAGAAGCTCGGTGACAAGATCCGCCGCGAAATGCCGGACCTCGAGATCGACACGGTGATCCCGATTCCGGACACCTCCATGCCGATCGCCCTGCAACTGGCCAACCATCTGGGCCTGCCGTTCCGCATGGGCTTCATCAAGAACCGCTACGTCGGCCGCACCTTCATCATGCCGGGGCAGGCCACGCGCAAAAAGTCGGTACGCCAGAAGCTCAATGCCATTGCCAGCGAATTTGCCGGCAAGAACGTGCTGCTGGTGGACGACTCCATCGTGCGCGGCACCACCAGCCGCGAAATCGTGCAGATGGCGCGCGATGCCGGCGCCAACAAGGTGTATTTCGCCTCGGCCGCTCCGGAAGTGCGCTGGCCGAACGTGTACGGCATCGACATGCCGACCCGCGCCGAGCTCTTGGCCACCAACCGCACGGTGGAGCAGATCGCCCGCGAACTGGGTGCAGATGCCGTGATCTACCAGGATCTGGACGCGCTGCGCGATGCCGTGCACGAAGCCAACCGCGAACTGACCGACTTCGAAACCAGCTGTTTTGACGGGCATTACATCACCGGCGACATCGACGAAGCCTATCTGGCCGGTGTGGAAGCCAGCCGGAATGCCGTCCGTGGCAACAGTGACAGCGAGCCGCTGGACCTGAACCTGAATGCAGCCGAGCAGAACCTGATCTGATGTGCTGCGGCATAAGGGTATGACCAAACGAACGCGCCTGAGGGCGCGTTTTTATTTATGATGAATCGATCACCCTGCCTGTCCCGATTGCATCATGACCACGACTCCGCATCCCGAAACCTTGGCCATCCGTTCCGGCCGCCATCTGACCCACTGCAACGAACACAGCCTGCCGCTGTTCCTGACGTCGAGCTTCCTGACCGAGTCGGCCGAAGACGCGCGCCAGCTGTTTGCCGGCGAGGCCGACGGCTATACCTATTCGCGCTTCACCAACCCGACCGTCAATGCGTTTGAAGAACGGCTGGCGGCCCTGGAAGGGGGCGAACGCTGCCAGGCCACGGCCAGCGGCATGGCGGCCATTCACGCCGTGCTGTTTACCCATCTGTCGGCCGGGGACCATGTGGTCGCTTCGCGCAGCCTGTTCGGCGCCACCTACACCATGCTGGCCACCCTGCTGCCGCGCTTCGGCATCGAAGTCAGCTTTGTCGAGCCGGCCGACCTGTCGGCCTGGCAGGTTGCCATCCGCGGCAACACCCGGCTTTTCTTTCTGGAAACGCCATCCAATCCGCAAACCGAGCTGACCGACATTGCCGCCGTGGCCGGCATTGCCCACGCCGCCGGGGCGCTTCTGGTGGTGGACAACTGCTTCTGTTCACCGGCCTTGCAGACGCCGCTGGCGCTGGGCGCTGACCTGGTGGTGCATTCCGGCACCAAATACATCGACGGGCAGGGCCGGGTACTGGGCGGAGCCGTGGTGGGGTCGGACAAGCTCATCGAGCCGGTTTACCTGTATGTCCGCACCACCGGTCCCACCCTGTCGGCTTTCAACGCCTGGGTCTTGCTGTCGGGGCTGGAAACGCTGTTTGTGCGCATGGAGCGGCATTGCGCCAGTGCCCTGAAGCTGGCCACCTGGCTGGAGCAACTGCCGCAGGTGCGCCGGGTGCGTTATCCGGGGCTGCCTAGCCATCCGCAGTTTGAACTGGCTCGCCGCCAGCAGCGCGCCGGCGGGGCGGTGATTGCATTCGAACTGGACGGCGGACGCGAGGCGGCCTGGAAGGTGGTGGACGCCATCAGCATGATTTCGCGTACCGGCAACTTTGGTGATGTCAAAAGTACATTGACCCATCCCGCCACCACCACCCACGGCCGGCTGGCGCCGGAAGTGCGCGAGGCGGCGGGCATTACCGAGGGCCTGCTGCGGCTGTCGGTGGGGCTGGAGCATCCGGACGACATCCAGGCCGATTTGCTGCGCGGGCTTGCCTGACCAGCGGCAAAACATGTCAATCTGCTGGAAAGATGCGCTACTATCGCGCGCATTTCCAGCGGACGATTGACATGCGCGTATACAAGGCTTTCTTCTATTCCCTCGACGGTCTCAAGGCAGCTTTCCGTGACGAGGCGGCATTCCGCGAAGTCGTGCTGATGGCCGTGATCGGCATGCCGCTGGCGCTGTGGCTGGACCTCAGCCCCCTGGCGACCGTGCTGATCCTGCTGTCGCATGTGCTGACACTGGTAGTGGAGCTGCTGAATACCGGCATCGAGGCCGCCATCGACCGCTTTGGCGGAGAGATCCATCCCGAATCGAAAAAGGCCAAGGACTGCGGCAGTGCCGCGCAGCTGATCACGCTGGTCTGGCTGGTCGGGCTTTGGGCGGCGGCGCTGCTGGGCCGGATCTGACCGCCAAATCCTTTTGCTTCGGGCGGGTGTTGTCGCACAATGCGCGCCATGAAACAACGAATCTGCTTTCTTTACGCGGGCGGCACCATCGGCATGCAGCCGACCGCCCACGGCCTGGCTCCGGTGCCCGGCGTGATGCATGCGGCACTGGCGCCGCTGCTGCCGGCGGACATCGACTGGACGCTGGCCGAATACGACCCGCTGATCGACTCTTCCAACGCCACTCCGGCCGACTGGCTGCGGCTGGCGCGGGACATTGATGCCCGGCGCGATGCGGCTGACGGCTTTGTGGTCTTGCACGGAACGGACACGCTGGCCCATACGGCGTCAGCACTGGCCTGCCTGCTGGCCGGACTGGGCAAGCCGGTGGCCGTGACCGGGTCCATGCGGCCGTTGTTCGAGGCCGGATCGGACGCACCGGCCAACATCCGGCTGGCCGTGTCTGCCGTACGACAGGCGGGCCTCTGCGAGGTGGTAGTGCCGTTTGCCGGCCGGGTCTGGCGCGGCTGCCGGGTACGCAAGGCCCACAGCCTGGCCGATGCGGCCTTTGTGGCGCCCAATGACCTGCCACTTTTCGATGCCGGAGGCTGGCATCCGGAGCGGTTTGCCGCACCGTCTGGTGTGCGCCGCATCGTGCCGGAAAGCCTGCCTGCCGTGGCGCTGGTCTGGCTGGCACCCGGTGCCACGCTGGATGCCGCCGTGGCCACGCTGGCCCTGCCGCATCTGGCCGGGGCCGTGCTGGCCGGATATGGTGCAGGCAATGTGCCGGACGCGCTGGCACCGCATCTGCTGGCCGCGGCCGGGCGTGGCGTGGTGCTGGCCACGGTGACACAGGCCTGGCAGGGGGCGGTGGCCATGGGCGCGTATGCCGCCTCGCAGGCGCTGGTGGCTGCCGGCGTGGTGCCTCTGGCTGACATGACGCCGGAAGCGGCGCTGGCCCGGCTGACCGTGCTGCTGGCGACCGAAACCGACCCGCAGCATGTCCGTCAGCAACTGGCCGGTGGCCGGCCGGGCGAATGGAGCAGTGTGCCGGCCTGAGCCGGTGCCGTACAGTTCCGGCTGTTTTGACGTGTGGCTGCCTGTTTTTTAAGCAGGTTGCTGTTTTCCGGTCAGGTTCAATGACTTGGCCAGCTTTTCCACAGGGCATGCACAGGGCTGTCCCTGTATGGGTGTGAAGAAAATGAACGAGGTATACCAGCTGGACCGTGAATTCGTGCCGTTGTGCAATCTGCTCAAGATGTGCGGCGTAGTCGATTCAGGCGGTGCCGGCAAGCAACTGGTGGCAACCGGCGTGGTCGAAGTCGACGGTCAGACCGAGTTGCGCAAGACCTGCAAGATCCGCGCCGGTCAGACTGTCAGTGGTCCGGGCTTCACGATCCGGGTCGAGGGCGGCGAATGACCGGCATGGCGGACGTGCTTGATCCGGAACCGCTGCCGCCACAGGCACCGGGAGAGAACGAGTGCTGCGGCTCCGGTTGCGAGCGCTGTGTGTGGGTGGTTCATGCCGAAGAAACGGCGCTCTGGCGGCAGGCCCATGCAGCCTGGCTGGCCCGGCAACAGCCGCCGGTGGCCGGCTAGCAGCGGGCACGGCTATCGGAGCAGGGGCTGCTGGCGTTACCATAGCGCTCTTTGTCTTGCGTTTTGGGCATGAACCTTCTTGACCTGCACTGTCACTCCACCGCATCGGACGGAGACCTGCCGCCAGCGGAACTGGTGGCCCGGGCGGCTGCCCGCGGCTGCCGCATACTGGCGCTGACCGACCATGACTGCACGGCCGGTCTGGCCGAAGCCAGGCAGGCAGCAGAAACCTGCGGCGTGCATCTGGTAGCGGGCGTGGAAGTCTCCGTGACCTGGCACAACCGGACGATCCATATCGTCGGTCTCGGGGTTGATCCGCAACAGCCGGACCTGGCCCTGGGGCTGAAATTGATCCGCGAAGGCCGCATTGGCCGCGCCGAAGCCATGGCGGCAGATCTGCTGCGCGTGGGCGTCGAGGACGCCTTTGCCGGTGCCATGCGCTATTGCAGCAATCCGGAAATGATCAGCCGTACCCACTTCGCCCGCTATCTGATCGAGACGGGTCGGGCCAAGGACAAGGACCAGGCATTCAAGCGTTTTCTGGTCAACGGCAAGCCGGGCTATGTCCGGCACCAGTGGGCCGAACTGGCCGACGTCGTGCGCTGGATCCGTGCTGCCGGCGGCATTGCCGTGATTGCCCATCCGGGACGCTACAAGATCGGCCGCAGGCTGATGGGCGAGCTGATCGCCGACTTCAAGGCGGCGGGTGGCGAGGCGATCGAGGTGGTCAGTGCCAGCCACTCAGCCAGCGAAATCAGCCAGTTTGGCAAACTGGCCCGGGCCGAGGGGTTGCTGGCATCCAGCGGCAGCGATTTCCATGCGCCGGGAGAAGGCGGGCGCGATGTCGGCCTGACCCAGCCTTTGCCCGAAGGCTGCCTGCCGGTGTGGGAGCGCCTTGGCCTGTCACCGGCCGACTATGCTGAAACCCTGTAGGGCGCATTTTTTCCAACCGATTGCCAACCATGTCACAGTTCTTTTCCATCCACCCCGAAACACCCCAGGCCCGTCTGATCCGCGAAGCGGTGAAGATCGTGCGCGAGGGCGGGGTGATCGTTTATCCCACTGATTCCTGTTATGCCCTGGGCTGCCGCCTGTCCGACAAAAAAGCGATGGACCGCATCATCACCATCCGGCAGCTGGACCTGCGCCACCACTTCACGCTGGTGTGCCACAACCTGAGCGAGCTGGGTACTTACGCCCGCGTCGACAACACGGTCTATCGCCTGCTGAAGTCGGTGACGCCGGGGGCCTACACCTTCATCCTGCAAGCCACCAAGGAAGTGCCGCGCCGTACCCTGCACCCCAAACGCCAGACCATCGGCCTGCGCGTGCCGGACAACGCCATTGCGCTGGCACTGCTGGAGGAGCTGGGCGAGCCGATGCTGTCGTGCACGCTGATGCTGCCGGGTGAAAACGAGCCGCCGTCCGATCCGTACGACATCCGTGACACTATCGGACCGCAGGTCGATCTGGTCATCGACGGCGGCTATTGTGGTGTCGACCCCACGACGGTGATTGACCTGACCTCCGGTGCTCCCGAACTGGTCCGCAAAGGCTCCGGCGCCCTCAAACCCTTTGGTTGGTCTGACGACTGATCCGCACGGAACATCCATGTTCGAATATTCACTGATCCAGAAAATCGCCATCTACGCGCTGCCGGTCCTGCTGGCCATCACCCTGCACGAAGCTGCGCACGCCTACGTCGCCAAGCGTTACGGTGACGCAACGGCCTTCATGATGGGGCGCATGACGCTCAATCCGCTCAAGCACATCGATCCGGTCGGCACCATCCTGATCCCGCTGCTGGCGCTGTTCCTGGGCGGTTTCATCTTCGGCTGGGCCAAGCCGGTGCCGGTCAACTTTTCCAACCTGCGCCACCCCAAGCGCGACATGCGCTATGTGGCCGTGGCCGGGCCGCTGGCCAATCTGGCCATGGCGATCGGCTGGGTGCTGCTGTTCAAGCTGTCCAGTACGCTGGGCGGTTATTTCGGCACGCCGCTGGCGCTGATGTGCCAGGCCGGAGTCATGATCAACGTCAGCCTGATGGTGCTGAACCTGCTGCCGATTCCACCCCTGGACGGCGGGCGCATCCTGGTCAGCCTGCTGCCGCAGCGCCAGGCGTACAGCGTGTCGCGCATCGAGCCCTACGGCATGTGGATCCTGATCGCGCTGATCTTCACCGGTCTGCTGACCACCATCATGCGGCCCTTCATGGGGCTGGTGTATGGTTTCCTCAATCTTTTCCTGTAACCGCTACCGAGCCCTTCCACGAAGATGTCCATGTTCCCCGACCGCGTTCTTTCGGGCATGCGCCCGACCGGCAGCCTGCACCTGGGCCACTATCACGGTGCGCTCAAAAACTGGGTGCGCCTGCAGTCCGAGCACGAATGCCTGTTTTTTGTCGCCGACTGGCATGCCCTGACCACCAGTTATGACGATCCGGGCATCATCGCCAGAAGTACGTGGGACATGGTGATCGACTGGCTGGCTGCCGGTGTGGACCCGGCGCAGGCCACCATTTTCGTGCAGAGCCAGGTCCCGGAGCACGCCGAGCTGCATCTGCTGCTGTCGATGATCACGCCGCTTTCCTGGCTGGAACGGGTACCGACCTACAAGGACCAGATCGAAAAGCTGTCGCACAAGGATCTGGGTACCTACGGTTTTCTGGGCTATCCGCTGATGCAGTCGGCCGACATCCTCATCTACCGCGCACAGTACGTGCCGGTGGGCGAAGACCAGATTCCGCACATCGAGATCACCCGCGAAGTGGCCCGCCGCTTCAACCACCTGTACGGCCGCGAAGCCGGGTTCGAGGACAAGGCCGAAGCCGCCGTCAAGAAAATGGGCAGCAAGAAGGCCCGCCTGTACCACGACCTGCGTACCCGCTATCTGCAAGAAGGCGATGACGAGGCGCTGGAAGCGGCGCGGGCCTTGCTGGCCGATACGCAGAACCTGAGCCACGGCGACCGCGAGCGCCTGTTTGGCTACCTTGAAAACAAGGGCAAGACCATTCTGGTCGAACCCGAGGCCCTGTTGACCGAGGCCAGCCGCATGCCGGGGCTGGACGGACAGAAGATGTCCAAGAGCTACGGTAACGGCATTTTCCTGCGCGAGGCGCCCGAGTCGGTTACGCGCAAGATCCGCAGCATGCCGACCGACCCGGCACGGGTGCGTCGCACCGACCCGGGCAATCCGGACAAATGCCCGGTGTGGCAGCTGCATCAGGTCTACACCGGCGAGCAGACCCACAAGTGGGTCAAGGCGGGCTGTACGTCAGCCGGCATCGGCTGTCTGGAGTGCAAGCAGCCGGTCATCGACGGAGTGCTGGCCGAGCAGAAACCGATGTTTGAACGGGCACAGCAGTATCTTGATGACCCGACGCTGGTGAAAAACATTGTGGCCGACGGTTGCGAAAAGGCCCGCAAGCTGGCTGAAGACACCATGCGCGACGTGCGCGAAGCCATGGGCCTGGGGTATCTGTGACCGGTACCCCCGTCAGTGACACCTCTGCCGAACATGCCGTCCCGCCGGACGGCATGCCGGTTTCTGCGCCACCGATTGCCGTGGTGTTCGGCGAAGCCGTGCTGGAAACACCGCAGGACCTGTTCATTCCGCCCGATGCACTGCGGGTGATCCTGGAGAGCTTTGAAGGTCCGCTGGACCTGCTGCTCTACCTGATCCGCAAGCAGAACCTAGACGTGCTCGACATTCCGATGGCGCGCATTACGGCCCAGTACATGGAATACATCGACGGCATGCGCGATGCCAGACTGGAACTGGCAGCCGAATACCTGCTGATGGCAGCGCTGCTGATCGAGATCAAGTCACGCATGCTGCTGCCGCGGCCGCCGGCCGAGCTGGCCGATGAGCTGGAAGATCCGCGCGCCGAGCTGGTGCGGCGCCTGCTGGAATACGAACAGATCAAGCTGGCGGCACTGGAGCTGGACCGCATTCCCCAGGCGGAGCGCGACTTTGCCTGGCTGGCGGTGCTGGTCGAGCAAAGTGCGGAAAAACGCTTGCCGGAGCTGACCGTAGTGGATATCCGCCAGGCGTGGCTGGCAATCCTTGCCCGGGCCAAAAACAACCGCCGGCATGAAATCCAGCAGGATGAGCTGTCGGTGCGCGAGCAGATGAGTGCGATCCTGCGCGTACTGGCATTCAAGCCGTTTGTACCGTTTGACGAGCTCTTTGACCCGACACTGGGCGTGCGGCATGTGGTGGTCAATTTCATTGCCATGCTGGAGCTGGCCAAGGAAGGTCTGGTCCTGATCAGCCAGGACGAAGCGTATGCCCCGATTTATGTCCGGCAGGCAATGGTGCCCCGGCGTGAGCCTGTGACCGATGAAGCGTGATGGGCTGTTTATCGGCGGAATCTGCGGCTGCATGTGGATGACTCAGCCGTTGCCAGCACGCCTCGCCCTTGCAGGTTTTTTCTTCGGGCAGGCCAGGCACAGGGCTGGAAGGTGCCCGATCGGCAGTTTTTCTGTTTCGGTCAATGGAATGGATGGCTCGTGCCGGTGAAGGACCGCCGCCGGTGACGCCTGACGGTAGCAGTTCTCCTGTGTCTGAGGCCAGTGACGTGTGGCGGCCCTGCTCATGTACGGGGGCTGGCACCAGGCAGGTTGTTCCGTTATCCGCGAATGAAAAAAGCCTCCCCTAAGGGGAGGCATCAGGATCAGCCAGACTGGCCGCTTACTGCTTTTTCTCTTCAGCCGGTGCCGGAGCTGCCACCGGAGTGTTGCCGCCCACGGTTTCCAGAGCGACCCAGCCGCCGTCCTTCACCTGGTAGACCGTCACTGCGCCATCCTTGATGTCGCCTTTGGCGTCAAACTGGATATTGCCGGTGACACCGTTGTGGTTCGTCTTGCCAATTTCACCGGCGTACTTGGCCGGATCGGTCGAATTGGCACGTTTCATG encodes:
- the purF gene encoding amidophosphoribosyltransferase yields the protein MCGIIGVVGKTPVNQLLYDGLQVLQHRGQDAAGIVTGNGNSFHMHKGSGMVRDVFRTRNMRSLVGNAGIGHVRYPTAGSASNLAEAQPFYVNSPYGIVLAHNGNLTNTAELKEAMFRQDLRHINTNSDSEVLLNVFAHELQKQIYGRELCEDAIFNAIVEVNKRVRGAYAVVVLIAGFGLVAFRDPHGIRPLVMGRHDGPQGAEYILASESVALDGLGFKRERDVLPGEAVVVRFDGSRSTRHCAETHPRTPCIFEYVYFARPDSIIDGASVYQTRLLMGEKLGDKIRREMPDLEIDTVIPIPDTSMPIALQLANHLGLPFRMGFIKNRYVGRTFIMPGQATRKKSVRQKLNAIASEFAGKNVLLVDDSIVRGTTSREIVQMARDAGANKVYFASAAPEVRWPNVYGIDMPTRAELLATNRTVEQIARELGADAVIYQDLDALRDAVHEANRELTDFETSCFDGHYITGDIDEAYLAGVEASRNAVRGNSDSEPLDLNLNAAEQNLI
- a CDS encoding O-succinylhomoserine sulfhydrylase translates to MTTTPHPETLAIRSGRHLTHCNEHSLPLFLTSSFLTESAEDARQLFAGEADGYTYSRFTNPTVNAFEERLAALEGGERCQATASGMAAIHAVLFTHLSAGDHVVASRSLFGATYTMLATLLPRFGIEVSFVEPADLSAWQVAIRGNTRLFFLETPSNPQTELTDIAAVAGIAHAAGALLVVDNCFCSPALQTPLALGADLVVHSGTKYIDGQGRVLGGAVVGSDKLIEPVYLYVRTTGPTLSAFNAWVLLSGLETLFVRMERHCASALKLATWLEQLPQVRRVRYPGLPSHPQFELARRQQRAGGAVIAFELDGGREAAWKVVDAISMISRTGNFGDVKSTLTHPATTTHGRLAPEVREAAGITEGLLRLSVGLEHPDDIQADLLRGLA
- a CDS encoding diacylglycerol kinase; translation: MRYYRAHFQRTIDMRVYKAFFYSLDGLKAAFRDEAAFREVVLMAVIGMPLALWLDLSPLATVLILLSHVLTLVVELLNTGIEAAIDRFGGEIHPESKKAKDCGSAAQLITLVWLVGLWAAALLGRI
- a CDS encoding asparaginase, giving the protein MKQRICFLYAGGTIGMQPTAHGLAPVPGVMHAALAPLLPADIDWTLAEYDPLIDSSNATPADWLRLARDIDARRDAADGFVVLHGTDTLAHTASALACLLAGLGKPVAVTGSMRPLFEAGSDAPANIRLAVSAVRQAGLCEVVVPFAGRVWRGCRVRKAHSLADAAFVAPNDLPLFDAGGWHPERFAAPSGVRRIVPESLPAVALVWLAPGATLDAAVATLALPHLAGAVLAGYGAGNVPDALAPHLLAAAGRGVVLATVTQAWQGAVAMGAYAASQALVAAGVVPLADMTPEAALARLTVLLATETDPQHVRQQLAGGRPGEWSSVPA
- a CDS encoding RNA-binding S4 domain-containing protein — encoded protein: MNEVYQLDREFVPLCNLLKMCGVVDSGGAGKQLVATGVVEVDGQTELRKTCKIRAGQTVSGPGFTIRVEGGE
- a CDS encoding oxidoreductase-like domain-containing protein — encoded protein: MTGMADVLDPEPLPPQAPGENECCGSGCERCVWVVHAEETALWRQAHAAWLARQQPPVAG
- a CDS encoding 3',5'-nucleoside bisphosphate phosphatase; the encoded protein is MNLLDLHCHSTASDGDLPPAELVARAAARGCRILALTDHDCTAGLAEARQAAETCGVHLVAGVEVSVTWHNRTIHIVGLGVDPQQPDLALGLKLIREGRIGRAEAMAADLLRVGVEDAFAGAMRYCSNPEMISRTHFARYLIETGRAKDKDQAFKRFLVNGKPGYVRHQWAELADVVRWIRAAGGIAVIAHPGRYKIGRRLMGELIADFKAAGGEAIEVVSASHSASEISQFGKLARAEGLLASSGSDFHAPGEGGRDVGLTQPLPEGCLPVWERLGLSPADYAETL
- a CDS encoding L-threonylcarbamoyladenylate synthase, translating into MSQFFSIHPETPQARLIREAVKIVREGGVIVYPTDSCYALGCRLSDKKAMDRIITIRQLDLRHHFTLVCHNLSELGTYARVDNTVYRLLKSVTPGAYTFILQATKEVPRRTLHPKRQTIGLRVPDNAIALALLEELGEPMLSCTLMLPGENEPPSDPYDIRDTIGPQVDLVIDGGYCGVDPTTVIDLTSGAPELVRKGSGALKPFGWSDD
- a CDS encoding site-2 protease family protein, translating into MFEYSLIQKIAIYALPVLLAITLHEAAHAYVAKRYGDATAFMMGRMTLNPLKHIDPVGTILIPLLALFLGGFIFGWAKPVPVNFSNLRHPKRDMRYVAVAGPLANLAMAIGWVLLFKLSSTLGGYFGTPLALMCQAGVMINVSLMVLNLLPIPPLDGGRILVSLLPQRQAYSVSRIEPYGMWILIALIFTGLLTTIMRPFMGLVYGFLNLFL
- a CDS encoding tryptophan--tRNA ligase codes for the protein MFPDRVLSGMRPTGSLHLGHYHGALKNWVRLQSEHECLFFVADWHALTTSYDDPGIIARSTWDMVIDWLAAGVDPAQATIFVQSQVPEHAELHLLLSMITPLSWLERVPTYKDQIEKLSHKDLGTYGFLGYPLMQSADILIYRAQYVPVGEDQIPHIEITREVARRFNHLYGREAGFEDKAEAAVKKMGSKKARLYHDLRTRYLQEGDDEALEAARALLADTQNLSHGDRERLFGYLENKGKTILVEPEALLTEASRMPGLDGQKMSKSYGNGIFLREAPESVTRKIRSMPTDPARVRRTDPGNPDKCPVWQLHQVYTGEQTHKWVKAGCTSAGIGCLECKQPVIDGVLAEQKPMFERAQQYLDDPTLVKNIVADGCEKARKLAEDTMRDVREAMGLGYL
- a CDS encoding segregation and condensation protein A encodes the protein MPVSAPPIAVVFGEAVLETPQDLFIPPDALRVILESFEGPLDLLLYLIRKQNLDVLDIPMARITAQYMEYIDGMRDARLELAAEYLLMAALLIEIKSRMLLPRPPAELADELEDPRAELVRRLLEYEQIKLAALELDRIPQAERDFAWLAVLVEQSAEKRLPELTVVDIRQAWLAILARAKNNRRHEIQQDELSVREQMSAILRVLAFKPFVPFDELFDPTLGVRHVVVNFIAMLELAKEGLVLISQDEAYAPIYVRQAMVPRREPVTDEA